In Meiothermus ruber DSM 1279, the following proteins share a genomic window:
- a CDS encoding aminopeptidase, which produces MSQSFEEQLRRLAEVTVRVGVGLQPGQKLFINANLEARPLTRRVVEEAYKAGSRLVVTQFYDEQLSLARYRYAPRDSFEEYATFMVEARLKALDEGYAWLSILADDPEILQGQDPELIRQASQTAARYSKPFSDRISGFATNWCIIGAASPRWAQMVFPDEPPQRQMELLWEAIFKVNRVDQTDPLAAWQAHLDGLERRVQQLNAKRYAALHFRGPGTDLRVGLADGHLWAGGAGRAQNGARCVPNLPTEEVFTTPHRERVEGWVQSTKPLSLHGHLLEGLRMRFEQGQVVEAHAERGQEILHHLLQTDEGARRLGEVALVPHSSPIAQSGLLFYEALYDENAASHLALGASYDECLQNGHHLTPEQKRAAGANHSLIHIDWMIGSEQVDVDGITPSGGVEPLMRRGEWVD; this is translated from the coding sequence ATGTCCCAGAGCTTTGAAGAACAACTGCGGCGCCTGGCCGAGGTAACGGTCAGGGTGGGGGTGGGCCTGCAACCGGGTCAGAAGCTCTTCATCAACGCCAACCTCGAGGCCCGACCGCTCACCCGGCGGGTGGTGGAGGAAGCCTATAAGGCAGGCTCGAGGCTGGTGGTCACCCAGTTCTACGACGAACAGCTCAGCCTGGCGCGCTACCGCTATGCCCCACGGGATTCTTTCGAAGAGTACGCTACTTTTATGGTGGAGGCCCGGCTCAAGGCACTGGATGAGGGCTACGCCTGGCTCAGTATCCTGGCCGACGACCCCGAAATACTGCAGGGACAGGACCCCGAGCTAATCCGTCAGGCTTCGCAAACGGCGGCCCGGTACAGCAAGCCCTTCTCGGATCGGATTAGCGGGTTTGCCACCAACTGGTGCATCATTGGGGCCGCCTCCCCGCGCTGGGCCCAGATGGTCTTCCCGGACGAGCCGCCTCAACGGCAGATGGAGTTGCTGTGGGAGGCCATCTTTAAGGTGAATCGGGTAGACCAGACCGACCCCCTGGCGGCCTGGCAGGCCCATCTGGACGGCCTCGAGCGCCGCGTGCAGCAGCTCAACGCCAAGCGCTACGCCGCCCTGCACTTCCGGGGGCCCGGCACCGACCTGCGGGTAGGGCTGGCCGACGGCCACCTCTGGGCGGGCGGGGCGGGCCGGGCCCAGAACGGGGCCCGCTGCGTACCCAACCTGCCCACCGAGGAGGTGTTCACTACCCCCCACCGCGAACGGGTGGAGGGCTGGGTGCAGAGCACCAAGCCCCTGAGCCTGCACGGCCACCTGCTCGAGGGCCTCCGGATGCGCTTCGAGCAGGGCCAGGTGGTCGAGGCCCACGCCGAGCGGGGCCAGGAGATCCTGCACCACCTGCTCCAGACCGACGAGGGAGCCCGGCGGCTGGGGGAGGTGGCGCTGGTGCCCCATAGCTCGCCCATCGCGCAGTCGGGGTTGCTTTTTTACGAAGCCCTCTACGACGAAAACGCCGCCAGCCACCTGGCCCTAGGCGCCAGCTACGACGAGTGCCTGCAGAACGGCCACCACCTCACCCCCGAACAAAAACGGGCCGCCGGTGCCAACCACAGCCTGATTCACATCGACTGGATGATTGGCTCCGAGCAGGTGGACGTGGACGGCATCACCCCAAGCGGCGGGGTCGAACCCTTGATGCGCCGGGGGGAATGGGTGGACTGA
- a CDS encoding endo alpha-1,4 polygalactosaminidase, which produces MYRKEALAFYYGKGRLQQLRRYAQVVLQTWAYTPIELQWLRRQGTRPLAYLSLGEDQPTPAPWHRKTRNPDWNTVYVDPAHPDWIRSRLDEAQKAIDMGFEGLFLDTLDTVTLNPQDRGAMLQLIAQLRALVGSRRLYANRGFYLLPELSSLVDGVVLESFSTTWTPRGYRVLPAYELEYNLSCLFRLQGLGLELYALDYTDRFWLEGFARARAMYYGLPTFVSNRDLTRL; this is translated from the coding sequence ATGTACCGCAAGGAAGCCTTGGCTTTTTACTACGGCAAAGGACGCCTACAACAACTGCGCCGCTATGCCCAGGTGGTCTTGCAAACCTGGGCCTATACCCCTATAGAGCTTCAGTGGCTGCGCCGCCAGGGCACCCGGCCACTGGCCTACTTGAGCCTGGGCGAGGATCAGCCCACCCCGGCGCCATGGCACCGCAAGACCCGCAACCCGGACTGGAACACGGTTTATGTAGACCCGGCCCACCCCGACTGGATTAGAAGCCGACTGGATGAGGCCCAGAAGGCCATTGATATGGGATTTGAGGGTTTGTTTTTAGATACCCTAGATACCGTAACCCTCAACCCCCAGGATCGGGGCGCCATGCTCCAGCTCATAGCCCAGTTGCGCGCCCTGGTGGGCTCCAGGCGGCTGTACGCCAACCGTGGGTTTTATCTTCTGCCCGAGCTTTCGAGCCTGGTTGACGGGGTGGTTCTGGAGTCGTTTTCCACCACCTGGACGCCCAGGGGCTACCGGGTGCTGCCCGCCTACGAACTCGAGTACAACCTGAGCTGCCTATTTCGTTTGCAGGGGTTGGGCCTCGAGCTCTATGCGCTGGACTACACCGATCGTTTCTGGCTCGAGGGTTTTGCTCGAGCCCGGGCGATGTACTACGGGTTGCCGACCTTTGTTAGCAACCGCGACCTAACCCGGCTATAG
- the cdd gene encoding cytidine deaminase, which yields MSKTPQEIVELLYQLLERSYSPYSGFAVAAVIKSGSGRLYGGVNVENAAYPLSRCAEQSATLQMVSAGEREIAEVWVLSRGAQPATPCGGCRQVLSEFAHPGVPVHCLSADGPELHTTVGALLPHAFGKQYLQPDQD from the coding sequence GTGTCCAAAACGCCTCAAGAGATAGTCGAACTGCTCTACCAGCTCCTGGAACGCTCCTACTCACCCTACTCAGGCTTCGCTGTGGCAGCGGTGATTAAGTCGGGGTCGGGCCGGCTGTACGGTGGGGTTAATGTCGAAAACGCCGCCTACCCCCTCTCGCGCTGCGCTGAGCAGTCGGCCACCTTACAGATGGTTTCGGCCGGAGAACGCGAGATCGCCGAGGTCTGGGTGCTCAGCCGGGGGGCACAGCCGGCCACCCCTTGCGGCGGCTGCCGGCAGGTGCTAAGCGAGTTCGCCCATCCCGGTGTGCCCGTGCACTGCCTGAGCGCCGACGGCCCCGAGCTACACACCACCGTGGGCGCCCTGCTACCCCACGCCTTTGGCAAGCAGTACCTCCAGCCAGACCAGGATTAA
- a CDS encoding IS5 family transposase, translating to MTDEEWAILEPLIPAPKPGGRPAKVPRREIVNAILYVLENGIKWRAMPHDLPHWSTVYHYFRKWQKEGVWEKVAQVLARRDREREGRYASPSALVMDSQSVKTSEKGGPGGTTGRKRSKGESGRS from the coding sequence TTGACGGACGAGGAGTGGGCCATCCTGGAGCCCTTGATCCCCGCCCCCAAGCCGGGAGGCCGCCCTGCAAAAGTGCCTAGAAGGGAGATCGTAAACGCCATACTCTACGTCCTGGAAAACGGCATCAAGTGGCGGGCCATGCCCCATGACTTACCCCACTGGTCCACGGTCTACCACTACTTCCGCAAGTGGCAGAAGGAAGGGGTTTGGGAGAAGGTAGCTCAGGTTCTGGCCCGTCGTGACCGGGAGCGGGAAGGACGGTATGCCTCCCCGAGTGCCCTGGTCATGGACAGCCAGTCGGTGAAGACGAGTGAAAAGGGGGGCCCCGGGGGAACGACGGGGCGAAAAAGGTCAAAGGGAGAAAGCGGCAGATCCTGA
- a CDS encoding transposase, whose amino-acid sequence MLTDTGGRLLKVYVHPANEHDKWGGKVLLEGMDLVYWSRARKVFVDWGYRGLKGLAASLGLELEVVAHPYAGVRGVWVKEASPPPEIVRVEGFKPLPKRWVVERTFAWMGRSRRLGKDYEYYPEVTEAWMYLGMIRLLVKRLARAV is encoded by the coding sequence ATCCTGACGGACACGGGAGGTCGTTTGCTCAAGGTCTACGTGCACCCGGCCAACGAACACGACAAGTGGGGTGGGAAGGTCCTTCTGGAGGGGATGGACCTCGTCTATTGGTCGAGGGCACGGAAGGTCTTCGTGGACTGGGGGTACCGGGGTCTCAAGGGGCTAGCTGCCTCCCTAGGGTTGGAGCTGGAGGTGGTAGCCCATCCCTATGCGGGGGTGCGTGGGGTGTGGGTGAAGGAGGCTTCCCCTCCCCCGGAGATTGTGCGGGTGGAGGGGTTCAAACCGTTGCCCAAGCGGTGGGTGGTGGAAAGGACGTTTGCCTGGATGGGGCGGAGCCGGCGGTTGGGGAAGGATTACGAGTACTATCCCGAGGTAACGGAGGCCTGGATGTATTTAGGCATGATACGCTTGTTGGTGAAGCGGCTGGCTAGGGCCGTCTGA
- a CDS encoding endo alpha-1,4 polygalactosaminidase, protein MLRYLWVLAVAMTACGGTLEFTAPNPTPPSSPAPGGWWKPGVDTTWHIQYTGTLDKNRQVTAYNLDLFDTPASVVQELAARGVKAVCYLSAGSWENWRPDRNLFPPEVLGRNYDGWPGERWLDIRQIDKLAPILRARLDLCKQKGFVGVDPDNVNGYQNNTGFPLTAQDQLRFNRWLAGEAHQRGLAIGLKNTTELLPQLINDFDFLVTEECFAQGWCNQTRPMVQAGKPVLNIEYTDTRIKSASQFCASSVSLGIFSILKRRELDGWVEECR, encoded by the coding sequence ATGCTCCGCTATCTATGGGTGCTGGCCGTTGCGATGACGGCCTGTGGCGGCACTCTTGAGTTCACCGCTCCAAATCCCACCCCACCATCCAGCCCCGCCCCGGGTGGATGGTGGAAGCCTGGGGTGGATACCACCTGGCACATCCAATACACCGGTACGCTCGATAAAAACCGTCAAGTAACGGCCTACAACCTCGATCTGTTCGATACCCCGGCCAGTGTGGTACAGGAGCTGGCGGCGCGTGGGGTAAAGGCTGTCTGCTACCTGAGTGCGGGTTCCTGGGAAAACTGGCGGCCTGACAGGAACCTGTTTCCACCTGAGGTGCTGGGCCGCAACTACGACGGCTGGCCTGGGGAGCGCTGGCTGGATATCCGACAGATTGACAAGCTGGCCCCCATTCTGCGGGCCCGGCTCGATCTCTGTAAGCAAAAGGGCTTTGTGGGTGTAGACCCTGACAACGTGAACGGCTACCAGAACAACACCGGTTTTCCCCTTACGGCCCAGGATCAGCTTCGCTTCAACCGTTGGTTAGCTGGCGAAGCCCACCAGCGCGGCCTGGCTATCGGACTCAAAAACACCACCGAGCTGCTCCCACAGCTCATCAACGACTTCGATTTTCTGGTCACCGAGGAATGTTTTGCCCAGGGTTGGTGCAACCAGACCCGGCCCATGGTGCAGGCTGGCAAGCCGGTGCTGAACATCGAATACACCGACACCCGCATCAAGAGCGCCTCTCAGTTTTGTGCTAGCAGCGTTAGCCTGGGCATTTTCTCCATCTTGAAGCGGCGTGAACTGGATGGCTGGGTAGAGGAGTGCAGGTAA
- a CDS encoding alpha-amylase family glycosyl hydrolase, with the protein MSYRQTWPGAREFHVSKEARDFYQFDLSLFSLSGNVILADFEAARRFAEAMNAKRDLLRHPEQAVHPSQINAMGLIDELLHLIVRQYLEAHPHAMQEALAALKRNLGPDAVEQALRAFAALFPPIRVYRGEISLDEYLADTTEGRSNREIQLEEMLLLWMANANPAFAPFAELFDDETLERTTAYLPIIQNLETFFEGQPAFGQSGLSLFKTLRLPALQHPHSLEAQLEFLLQRFGGSLGRFYYRMLVGLDVIREEGRSFAAPVHFDGPGGGGGGESEMLDIRRLLSEPEPEAFSPDLDWMPRCVLIAKNTYVWLDQLSKKYRREIRTLDQIPEEELAQLQSWGVTGLWLIGLWERSKASARIKQRMGNPEAIASAYALYDYVIARELGGEEALEVLRQKAARHGLRLASDMVPNHVGIDGRWVMEHPDWFIQLPYPPYPSYTFNGPDLSSDERVGIFLEDHYYDKTDAAVVFKWVNRQTGEVRYIYHGNDGTAMPWNDTAQLNYLLPEVREAVIQAILHVARQFPIIRFDAAMTLAKRHVQRLWWPEPGGSPWGASVPSRAAFAMSKEDFDRAMPREFWREVVDRVAVEAPNTLLLAEAFWMMEGYFVRTLGMHRVYNSAFMNMLRDEKNAEYRQIVKNTLEFEPEILKRFVNFLNNPDEKTAIEQFGKGDKYFGVMTLCATLPGLPMLGHGQVEGLTERYGMEYRRAYYDEAPDEGLIAYHQQQIFPLLKKRHLFAEVENFVFYDAQTGDAVNEDVFVYSNRAGSERALVVYHNKNAETQVWVRQSVAQPFKTAQGRETRRVGLGQGLQLSYDARTFSIFRDLVTGLEHLHSNQALHEQGLYLELGPYQRKVFLDWREVYDADGTYARLAQMLSGRGVPSVDEARQELWLGPILQPFRALVSPALFRRLLAARGGLDGALREEVQEKLLALYRGIEAHVEGNLALLPVQQVLDGLAGVLEAGLHDDLVTGGALLGWAFTRGLGSPARLEEWRLGRVLEQTLAELGLEEAAARRAVGLTRLLLAQSELALKPGRLPQQMPRLLQDPAVQSFLGVNRFEGRVYFNREAHQAWLEGLGKLGQALYLAQRKPAAQHEKLRTTWQTLQYKLEQAALDSGFTVDGYLRAIAQKPTPPKTRSPRKASSRGSSTAETQPTKSSPKTVEAPRTSSPQDDLERIKGIGPKIAAALQAAGISTYAQLAKARESTLRAVLAQAGIRLAPSLGTWAKQASYLAKGDEQGLANYLRRQRSSKRGL; encoded by the coding sequence GTGAGCTACCGTCAGACCTGGCCGGGGGCCCGCGAATTCCACGTTTCCAAAGAGGCGCGGGATTTCTATCAGTTTGATCTGTCGCTGTTCTCGCTGAGCGGCAACGTCATCCTGGCCGACTTTGAGGCGGCCCGACGCTTCGCCGAGGCCATGAATGCCAAGCGCGACCTGCTGCGGCACCCCGAGCAGGCCGTGCACCCCAGCCAGATCAACGCCATGGGCCTGATTGACGAGCTGCTGCACCTCATCGTGCGGCAGTACCTGGAAGCGCACCCCCACGCCATGCAGGAGGCCCTGGCGGCCCTGAAGCGCAACCTGGGCCCCGATGCGGTAGAACAGGCCCTGCGCGCCTTTGCCGCCCTCTTCCCCCCCATCCGGGTTTACCGGGGCGAGATCAGCCTGGACGAATACCTGGCGGATACCACCGAGGGCCGCTCCAACCGGGAGATTCAGTTGGAGGAGATGCTCCTGTTGTGGATGGCCAACGCCAACCCGGCCTTCGCCCCATTCGCCGAGCTGTTCGATGATGAAACCCTCGAGCGCACCACCGCCTACCTGCCCATCATCCAGAACCTGGAGACCTTCTTCGAGGGCCAGCCGGCCTTCGGCCAGAGCGGGCTTTCCCTTTTCAAAACCCTGCGGCTGCCGGCCCTGCAGCACCCCCATTCGCTGGAAGCCCAGCTCGAGTTTCTGCTACAGCGCTTTGGCGGCAGCCTGGGGCGCTTCTACTACCGGATGCTGGTTGGCCTCGACGTGATCCGCGAGGAAGGGCGCTCGTTTGCCGCGCCGGTTCACTTTGACGGGCCGGGCGGTGGGGGTGGGGGCGAAAGTGAGATGCTGGACATCCGGCGGCTCCTCTCCGAGCCCGAACCCGAGGCCTTCAGCCCCGACCTGGACTGGATGCCGCGCTGCGTCCTGATCGCCAAGAACACCTATGTCTGGCTGGATCAGCTCTCCAAAAAATACCGCCGCGAGATCAGAACCCTCGACCAGATTCCCGAGGAGGAGCTGGCCCAACTGCAAAGCTGGGGGGTGACGGGCCTGTGGCTCATTGGGCTTTGGGAGCGCAGCAAAGCCTCAGCGCGCATCAAGCAGCGAATGGGCAACCCCGAGGCCATCGCCTCGGCCTACGCGCTGTACGACTATGTGATTGCCAGAGAGCTGGGGGGTGAGGAGGCCCTCGAGGTGCTCCGGCAAAAAGCCGCCCGTCACGGCCTCCGCCTGGCCTCGGACATGGTGCCCAACCATGTGGGCATCGACGGGCGCTGGGTGATGGAGCACCCCGACTGGTTTATCCAGCTTCCCTACCCGCCCTACCCCAGCTACACCTTCAACGGGCCGGATCTGTCGTCCGACGAGCGGGTGGGCATCTTCCTGGAAGACCACTACTACGACAAGACCGACGCGGCGGTGGTGTTCAAATGGGTTAATCGGCAGACCGGCGAGGTGCGCTACATCTACCACGGCAACGACGGCACCGCCATGCCCTGGAACGACACCGCCCAGCTCAACTACCTGCTGCCCGAGGTGCGCGAGGCGGTGATCCAGGCCATCCTGCACGTGGCCCGGCAGTTTCCCATCATCCGCTTCGACGCGGCCATGACCCTGGCCAAGCGCCACGTCCAGCGGCTATGGTGGCCCGAGCCGGGGGGCTCGCCCTGGGGGGCCTCGGTGCCCAGCCGGGCCGCCTTCGCCATGAGCAAAGAAGACTTCGACCGGGCCATGCCCAGGGAGTTCTGGCGCGAGGTGGTGGATCGGGTCGCGGTGGAGGCCCCCAACACCCTGCTGCTGGCCGAGGCTTTCTGGATGATGGAGGGCTATTTCGTGCGCACCCTGGGTATGCACCGGGTCTACAACTCGGCCTTCATGAACATGCTGCGCGACGAGAAAAACGCCGAGTACCGGCAGATTGTGAAAAATACGCTCGAGTTCGAGCCGGAAATCCTCAAGCGCTTCGTCAACTTCCTCAACAACCCCGACGAAAAAACCGCCATCGAGCAGTTTGGCAAGGGCGACAAGTACTTCGGGGTGATGACCCTGTGCGCCACCCTGCCGGGCCTGCCCATGCTGGGCCACGGGCAGGTGGAGGGGCTCACCGAACGCTACGGCATGGAGTACCGCCGGGCCTACTACGACGAGGCCCCCGACGAGGGCCTGATCGCCTACCACCAGCAGCAGATCTTTCCCTTGCTCAAAAAGCGCCACCTGTTTGCTGAAGTAGAGAATTTCGTGTTCTACGACGCCCAGACCGGCGACGCAGTCAACGAGGATGTGTTTGTTTATTCAAACCGCGCGGGCAGCGAGCGGGCTTTGGTGGTGTACCACAACAAAAACGCCGAGACCCAGGTCTGGGTGCGGCAGTCGGTGGCCCAGCCCTTCAAAACCGCACAGGGCCGCGAGACCCGGCGGGTGGGGCTGGGGCAGGGTCTGCAGCTCAGCTACGACGCCCGCACCTTTAGCATCTTCCGCGACCTGGTGACGGGCCTCGAGCACCTGCACAGCAATCAGGCCCTGCACGAGCAGGGGCTCTACCTGGAGCTGGGCCCCTACCAGCGCAAGGTGTTCCTGGACTGGCGCGAGGTCTACGACGCCGACGGCACCTACGCCCGCCTGGCCCAGATGCTCTCCGGGCGCGGCGTTCCCAGCGTGGACGAGGCCCGGCAGGAGCTCTGGCTGGGGCCCATCCTGCAACCTTTCCGCGCGCTGGTGAGCCCGGCCCTCTTCCGCAGGCTGCTGGCCGCTCGGGGCGGGCTGGACGGGGCTTTGCGGGAAGAGGTACAGGAGAAACTTCTGGCGCTGTACAGGGGCATCGAGGCGCACGTCGAGGGCAACCTGGCCTTGCTGCCGGTACAGCAGGTGCTGGATGGCCTGGCGGGGGTGCTCGAGGCCGGCCTGCACGACGATCTAGTGACCGGCGGCGCGCTTTTGGGCTGGGCCTTCACCCGCGGCCTGGGGAGCCCGGCCCGCCTGGAGGAGTGGCGCCTGGGGCGGGTGCTGGAGCAGACCCTGGCTGAGCTGGGCCTGGAGGAGGCCGCCGCCCGGCGTGCGGTGGGCCTCACCCGGCTGCTGCTGGCCCAGAGTGAGCTGGCGCTGAAGCCAGGCCGCCTACCCCAGCAGATGCCCAGGCTACTGCAAGACCCCGCCGTGCAAAGTTTTTTAGGGGTCAACCGCTTCGAGGGACGGGTCTACTTCAACCGCGAGGCCCATCAGGCCTGGCTCGAGGGCCTGGGGAAGCTGGGGCAGGCCCTGTACCTAGCACAGAGAAAACCTGCGGCCCAGCACGAGAAGCTGCGCACGACCTGGCAAACCCTTCAGTACAAGCTCGAGCAGGCCGCCCTGGACTCGGGTTTTACGGTGGACGGGTATCTGCGAGCCATTGCGCAAAAACCCACGCCTCCAAAAACCCGATCCCCCCGCAAGGCCTCCAGTCGGGGTTCCTCGACCGCGGAGACCCAACCCACAAAAAGCTCACCCAAAACGGTCGAGGCGCCCAGAACCTCAAGCCCCCAGGACGACCTCGAGCGCATCAAGGGCATCGGCCCCAAAATCGCAGCAGCACTACAGGCTGCAGGCATCTCCACCTACGCCCAGCTTGCCAAAGCCAGAGAAAGCACCCTTCGCGCGGTGCTGGCCCAGGCCGGCATAAGGCTGGCCCCCAGCCTGGGCACCTGGGCCAAACAGGCATCCTACCTGGCCAAGGGTGATGAGCAGGGTCTGGCCAACTACCTGCGGCGCCAACGGTCATCCAAGCGTGGGCTGTAA
- the pelF gene encoding GT4 family glycosyltransferase PelF: MRIALVTEGTYPFVEGGVSVWCDQLIRGLQELEFEVIALTSNGLEKAVYPAPANLKGVVNFPLWSSVRRGRSRNRASHWFNQVHHSFVNALVRPNWGTTYFLWALKAMAGYARQADLGEALLSEASIGRLIKAWKECQSQDTSSAGLPELTLQDALLATDLLEHLLRPLQFIPPRAAVYHAVSNGPAALVGMVGKWYHQAPFVLTEHGVYLRERYLSYLQAPYSSSVRILILNFFRLLSSAAYRMADLIVPVSEYNRRWEERNGAFPSSIRPIHNGIDPTQFPPPAVEPDLPTLVFVGRIDPLKDLHTLIEAFAYTKEQVPNARLRIFGPTPKGNEPYRASCEELIVRLGLQGAASFEGRVSPVAKGYQAGHVVVLSSISESFPYAVIEAMSCERATVSTDVGGVAEAVGDAGILVPARDPVAMGKACVELLLDDERRIALGKAARARVLKYFTLERFLNDYRKMYQDVVFAAQAGRVPVQEEAKDRADLMLVGSGEAVT, encoded by the coding sequence ATGAGGATTGCCCTGGTTACCGAAGGAACCTACCCCTTTGTGGAAGGAGGGGTGAGTGTATGGTGCGATCAGCTTATCCGCGGGCTCCAGGAGCTCGAGTTCGAAGTAATCGCCCTTACCAGCAACGGCCTGGAAAAAGCCGTTTATCCTGCACCTGCCAATCTAAAAGGCGTGGTGAATTTTCCCTTGTGGAGCTCGGTGCGCCGGGGTCGCTCCAGGAACCGGGCTTCCCACTGGTTTAACCAGGTACACCACAGCTTTGTAAACGCCCTGGTAAGGCCCAACTGGGGCACCACCTATTTTCTTTGGGCCTTAAAGGCGATGGCTGGCTACGCCCGGCAGGCCGACCTTGGAGAGGCTTTGCTGAGCGAAGCCTCGATTGGGCGCCTGATTAAAGCCTGGAAGGAGTGCCAGTCCCAGGATACCTCCAGCGCAGGACTACCAGAATTAACCCTACAGGACGCCTTGCTGGCTACAGACCTGCTCGAGCACCTGCTCCGTCCTTTGCAGTTTATTCCGCCCAGAGCCGCGGTCTATCACGCTGTTTCTAACGGGCCTGCAGCCTTGGTTGGAATGGTGGGCAAATGGTATCACCAGGCTCCTTTTGTGCTTACCGAGCATGGGGTGTACCTTCGGGAGCGCTATCTAAGCTACCTTCAGGCGCCCTATAGCTCTTCGGTACGAATCCTAATTCTGAACTTTTTCCGCTTGCTCTCGAGCGCGGCCTACCGCATGGCCGATCTGATCGTGCCGGTCTCGGAGTACAACCGCCGCTGGGAGGAACGCAACGGGGCTTTTCCTTCCTCTATTCGACCGATACACAACGGCATCGACCCAACGCAGTTTCCGCCACCCGCAGTAGAACCCGATCTGCCAACACTCGTTTTTGTAGGCCGTATCGACCCCCTTAAAGACCTGCATACCTTGATTGAAGCATTTGCATACACCAAAGAGCAGGTTCCCAATGCTCGCTTGCGCATTTTTGGTCCTACTCCAAAGGGCAACGAGCCTTATCGAGCGAGCTGCGAAGAGCTTATCGTTAGGTTGGGACTGCAGGGGGCAGCGAGCTTCGAAGGCCGTGTTTCACCAGTCGCAAAGGGCTATCAGGCCGGCCATGTGGTGGTGCTGAGCAGCATCTCGGAGAGTTTCCCTTACGCGGTGATTGAGGCTATGTCGTGTGAGCGGGCTACAGTTTCCACCGATGTGGGGGGGGTGGCGGAGGCGGTAGGGGATGCAGGCATTCTGGTGCCGGCCCGCGACCCTGTGGCTATGGGCAAGGCATGCGTTGAGCTCTTGCTCGATGATGAACGTCGAATTGCTTTGGGTAAAGCGGCGCGGGCCCGGGTGCTCAAATACTTTACCCTCGAGCGTTTTCTGAACGACTACCGGAAAATGTACCAGGACGTGGTTTTCGCGGCTCAAGCCGGGCGAGTTCCTGTCCAAGAAGAAGCGAAAGATAGGGCTGATCTGATGCTGGTAGGTAGTGGTGAGGCTGTTACATGA
- a CDS encoding sensor histidine kinase, translating into MEPVPSLYRLIRLYRLVLPLAIVLVVVLFEISLEPYQGQPVAFWLRLGFYGLVGPLVTWMTLEWIAQQVQDRERAQRALEVANQRLEAVGKMLKRASAADNLEQALAAVVQEVAKALGMGAALTLEGVRATSPGFEPGSDALYTLPLPGLEGKLEVAPPRPLSNEERAFLEVLAAEVAGALESARARSRDLLTLYEVDQALRAEANLGRLLERLMDRILAWAGATGGGVLLLDEENFLQPQVLRNLELPPHAFMPDHRWKEALESPVFVRENLLAVPLREQSAIGLLLVQGEAENLRQRLPFLRFLAAQVTLAVRNAQAYLRAEELALTEERNRIAREIHDGIAQALAFMALKLDLSERLLQTDPERALEELHQVKETLRAQIREVRRSIFALRPIDLERYGFLESVRRYATAFAEQAGFRVRLSLPEKIELSQASELVFFRVLQEALTNAAKHARPGLVQVKLTPLGERGGVLEISDNGRGFKAGTSANGLGGFGLTQMRERVEARGGRFEVVSVENQGTTVRAELPF; encoded by the coding sequence GTGGAGCCTGTTCCCAGCCTATACCGCCTGATCCGGCTGTACCGGCTGGTTCTGCCGCTGGCGATTGTGCTGGTGGTGGTGCTGTTTGAGATTTCCCTCGAGCCCTACCAGGGGCAGCCGGTGGCCTTCTGGCTGCGCCTGGGCTTTTACGGCCTGGTGGGGCCCCTGGTCACCTGGATGACCCTGGAGTGGATCGCCCAGCAGGTGCAAGACCGCGAGCGGGCCCAGCGCGCGCTGGAAGTAGCCAACCAGCGGTTGGAGGCCGTGGGCAAGATGCTTAAGCGGGCCTCGGCTGCCGACAACCTCGAGCAGGCCCTGGCCGCGGTGGTGCAGGAGGTAGCCAAAGCGCTGGGTATGGGGGCCGCCCTGACCCTCGAGGGGGTGCGGGCCACCTCACCCGGTTTTGAGCCGGGCTCGGACGCGCTCTACACCTTGCCGTTACCGGGCCTGGAAGGGAAGCTCGAGGTGGCCCCGCCCCGCCCCCTCTCAAACGAGGAGCGGGCCTTTCTGGAGGTGTTGGCGGCTGAGGTGGCTGGGGCGCTGGAGTCGGCGCGAGCCCGCAGCCGCGATCTGCTCACCCTTTACGAGGTAGACCAGGCTCTGCGGGCCGAGGCCAACCTGGGCCGGTTGCTCGAGCGCCTAATGGATCGCATCCTGGCCTGGGCGGGGGCCACCGGGGGCGGGGTGCTTTTGCTGGACGAGGAAAACTTTTTGCAACCCCAGGTGTTGCGCAACCTCGAGCTACCCCCCCACGCCTTCATGCCCGATCACCGCTGGAAGGAGGCCCTGGAATCGCCGGTGTTTGTGCGCGAGAACCTGCTGGCCGTACCCCTGCGCGAGCAGTCGGCCATCGGGCTGTTGCTGGTGCAGGGCGAGGCCGAAAACCTGCGCCAGCGCCTGCCCTTCTTACGCTTCCTGGCCGCGCAGGTTACCCTGGCGGTGCGCAATGCCCAGGCTTATCTGCGGGCCGAGGAGCTGGCCCTCACCGAGGAGCGCAACCGCATCGCCCGCGAAATCCACGATGGCATCGCCCAGGCCCTGGCCTTCATGGCCCTCAAGCTCGACCTCTCCGAGCGCCTGCTACAAACCGACCCTGAACGGGCTCTGGAGGAGTTGCACCAGGTCAAAGAGACCTTGCGCGCCCAGATTCGCGAGGTGCGCCGCAGCATTTTTGCCCTGCGGCCCATCGACCTCGAGCGCTACGGCTTTCTGGAATCGGTGCGGCGCTACGCCACCGCCTTTGCCGAGCAGGCAGGTTTCCGGGTGCGCCTCAGCCTGCCCGAAAAAATCGAACTCTCCCAGGCTTCCGAGCTGGTTTTTTTCCGGGTGCTGCAGGAAGCCCTCACCAACGCGGCCAAGCACGCCCGGCCCGGTTTGGTGCAGGTCAAGCTCACCCCGCTGGGCGAACGGGGCGGCGTGCTGGAGATCAGCGACAACGGGCGGGGGTTCAAAGCTGGCACCTCAGCGAACGGCCTGGGTGGGTTTGGCCTGACCCAGATGCGCGAACGGGTGGAGGCCCGGGGGGGGCGTTTTGAGGTGGTATCGGTAGAAAACCAGGGCACCACCGTGCGGGCCGAGCTGCCCTTCTGA